Proteins encoded within one genomic window of Amycolatopsis sp. 2-15:
- a CDS encoding MlaE family ABC transporter permease, with amino-acid sequence MLRETGNLFALGLDIIRGMFQRPFQLREFIQQAWFVASVTILPTALVAIPFGAVISLQFGALARQLGAQSYTGAGSVLATVQQASPLVTALLVAGAGGSAVCADIGARTIREEIDAMEVLGVSAVQRLIVPRTLAMMLVALLLNGMVSVIGVLGGYFFNVVLQGGTPGAYLASFSALAQLPDLWVGELKALIFGFIAAVVAAYRGLHPSGGPKGVGDAVNQSVVITFLLLFVVNFVITLIYLQIVPGKLD; translated from the coding sequence ATGCTCCGCGAGACCGGGAACCTGTTCGCCCTCGGTCTCGACATCATCCGCGGCATGTTCCAGCGCCCGTTCCAGCTGCGGGAGTTCATCCAGCAGGCCTGGTTCGTCGCCAGCGTCACGATCCTGCCGACGGCGCTCGTCGCGATCCCGTTCGGCGCGGTCATCTCGCTGCAGTTCGGCGCGCTCGCCCGCCAGCTCGGCGCGCAGTCCTACACCGGCGCCGGTTCCGTGCTCGCCACGGTGCAGCAGGCCAGCCCGCTCGTCACCGCGCTGCTGGTGGCCGGCGCGGGAGGAAGCGCGGTCTGTGCCGATATCGGCGCCCGCACCATCCGCGAGGAGATCGACGCGATGGAGGTGCTGGGCGTCTCCGCGGTCCAGCGCCTGATCGTGCCGCGCACGCTCGCGATGATGCTCGTCGCACTCTTGCTCAACGGCATGGTCAGCGTCATCGGCGTGCTCGGCGGCTACTTCTTCAACGTCGTGCTCCAAGGCGGCACGCCCGGCGCCTACCTGGCGAGCTTCTCGGCGCTGGCGCAGCTGCCCGACCTCTGGGTCGGCGAGCTCAAGGCCCTCATCTTCGGCTTCATCGCCGCGGTCGTGGCGGCCTACCGGGGCCTGCACCCCAGCGGCGGCCCGAAGGGAGTGGGCGACGCGGTGAACCAGTCGGTGGTCATCACGTTCCTGCTGCTCTTCGTCGTGAACTTCGTGATCACGCTGATCTACCTGCAGATCGTGCCCGGAAAGCTGGACTGA
- a CDS encoding chorismate mutase: MFGNETARRSTVILAVPLAALTVGGTQAMAASEKTVTDTAGHAFGRLGPLSDLVVERLRVGDRVAASKFGTDKPIDDPAREEQELASVRTRAFALGLDPERTAAFFSDQITASKVVQRGLFDRWTAHPEQAPTTRPDLTEIRAELDELTTSLLTELAATNDAREPGAPCRVDVLEAQISADVVDHLDELHRTALRTALQSLC; encoded by the coding sequence ATGTTCGGGAACGAGACTGCTCGCCGCTCCACCGTGATCCTCGCCGTCCCGCTGGCCGCACTCACCGTCGGAGGCACTCAGGCCATGGCCGCATCCGAAAAGACCGTCACGGACACTGCCGGCCACGCGTTCGGCCGGCTCGGGCCGCTCAGCGACCTCGTGGTCGAGCGCCTACGGGTGGGCGATCGCGTGGCGGCGTCGAAGTTCGGCACCGACAAGCCCATCGACGACCCGGCACGCGAGGAACAGGAGCTAGCCTCGGTGCGCACGCGCGCGTTCGCGCTGGGGTTGGACCCCGAGCGCACGGCCGCGTTCTTCTCCGACCAGATCACCGCGAGCAAGGTCGTGCAGCGCGGGCTGTTCGACCGGTGGACCGCGCACCCCGAGCAGGCGCCCACCACGCGCCCGGACCTCACCGAGATCCGTGCCGAGCTGGACGAGCTGACGACGTCGCTGCTGACCGAGCTGGCGGCCACGAACGACGCCCGCGAGCCCGGCGCCCCGTGCCGCGTCGACGTGCTCGAGGCACAGATCTCGGCCGACGTCGTCGACCACCTCGACGAGCTGCACCGCACGGCGCTGCGCACGGCCCTTCAGTCGCTCTGCTGA
- a CDS encoding ABC transporter ATP-binding protein, producing the protein MGAEVVIEGLTKSFGRQTIWRDVTLTLPPGEVSAMLGPSGTGKSVFLKSMIGLLKPDKGRCVINGVDIVTCSEHKLYEIRKLFGVLFQDGALFGSMNLYDNVAFPLREHTKKSESEIRRIVGEKLEMTGLAGADKKLPGEISGGMRKRAGLARALVLDPQIILVDEPDSGLDPVRTAYISQLLIDLNTQIDATILIVSHNINLARTVPDNLGMLFRKELVMFGPREVLLTSDEPVVEQFLNGRKRGPIGMSEEKDTATMAREEAEAAAGHSDGSPDEDVRGVVPQMQPSPGLPERAGARRRMDRVMRILHTLPPAAQEGIIESLSPEEQRHYNVHAAHAPARRPGPEDTQQIPRISDRGPVPNQHQGQLPAEQVARIPGGSNPQGPGGGYFGPGGNGPGGA; encoded by the coding sequence ATGGGCGCCGAGGTGGTCATCGAAGGTCTGACGAAGTCCTTCGGCAGGCAGACCATCTGGCGGGACGTGACGCTGACGCTGCCCCCGGGTGAAGTGTCCGCGATGCTCGGCCCGTCGGGAACCGGCAAGTCGGTGTTCCTCAAGTCCATGATCGGCCTGCTGAAGCCCGACAAGGGCCGCTGCGTGATCAACGGCGTGGACATCGTCACGTGCTCCGAGCACAAGCTCTACGAGATCCGCAAGCTCTTCGGTGTCCTGTTCCAGGACGGCGCGCTGTTCGGGTCGATGAACCTTTACGACAACGTCGCCTTCCCGCTGCGCGAGCACACCAAGAAGTCCGAGTCGGAGATCCGCCGCATCGTCGGTGAGAAGCTGGAGATGACGGGCCTGGCCGGCGCGGACAAGAAGCTGCCCGGCGAGATCTCCGGCGGTATGCGCAAGCGCGCGGGCCTCGCGCGGGCGCTGGTGCTCGACCCGCAGATCATCCTGGTCGACGAGCCGGACTCCGGTCTGGACCCCGTGCGCACCGCGTACATCTCGCAGCTGCTCATCGACCTCAACACGCAGATCGACGCGACGATCCTCATCGTCTCCCACAACATCAACCTCGCGCGCACGGTGCCCGACAACCTGGGCATGCTGTTCCGCAAGGAGCTCGTGATGTTCGGCCCCCGCGAGGTGCTGCTCACGAGCGACGAGCCCGTGGTCGAGCAGTTCCTCAACGGCCGCAAGCGCGGCCCCATCGGCATGTCCGAGGAGAAGGACACCGCCACGATGGCGCGCGAGGAAGCCGAAGCCGCCGCGGGGCACTCGGACGGTTCGCCCGACGAGGACGTCCGCGGGGTCGTGCCGCAGATGCAGCCCAGCCCCGGCCTGCCGGAGCGCGCGGGGGCCCGTCGCCGGATGGACCGCGTGATGCGGATCCTCCACACGCTCCCGCCGGCCGCGCAGGAGGGCATCATCGAGTCCCTCAGCCCGGAGGAGCAGCGGCACTACAACGTGCACGCCGCCCACGCGCCGGCTCGCCGGCCCGGCCCCGAGGACACGCAGCAGATCCCGCGAATCTCCGACCGTGGCCCCGTGCCGAACCAGCACCAGGGCCAGCTGCCCGCCGAGCAAGTCGCCCGGATCCCCGGCGGTTCCAATCCGCAAGGGCCAGGCGGTGGCTACTTCGGCCCCGGCGGCAACGGGCCGGGTGGCGCGTGA
- a CDS encoding MCE family protein, with protein MKRLRRFAAAGVVTTVSALVLSGCGFTGIYDVPLPGGADLGNHPYKVKVQFSDVLDLVPQAGVKVNEVPVGQVESVGLTPDGWHAEVTVEINGDVKLPANALANVKQSSLLGEKYVELSSPGDGQAQGTLANNATIPLARTGRDVEVEEVLGALSLLLNGGGVEQLNTITKELNNATAGKEPDIKALLDNANELVTNLDEQSRNITRALDGLDRLSMTLKDQKDKLVGAVDNLGPGIGVLEHQRGQLVTMLNALNNLSGVATDTVNKSKADLVADLKALTPTLQKLGEAGNDLPQALQILLTFPFTDQAYNDVKGDYFNLFAKVDLNLKDIIDNLGRSRDNPLSNLLPVPGLTGGVSGTPGDQPPPLSFPDQSGSGSKQPNSTGGQGGGQPSQGGLSGLFGILSGGAG; from the coding sequence ATGAAGCGCCTCAGGAGGTTCGCCGCCGCCGGCGTGGTCACCACGGTGTCCGCGCTGGTGCTGTCCGGCTGCGGGTTCACCGGCATCTATGACGTGCCGCTGCCCGGCGGCGCCGATCTCGGCAACCACCCGTACAAGGTCAAGGTGCAGTTCTCCGACGTGCTCGACCTCGTGCCGCAGGCCGGTGTGAAGGTCAACGAGGTGCCCGTCGGCCAGGTCGAGTCCGTCGGGCTCACCCCCGACGGCTGGCACGCCGAGGTCACCGTGGAGATCAACGGTGACGTGAAGCTGCCGGCCAACGCGCTGGCCAACGTGAAGCAGTCGAGCCTGCTCGGCGAGAAGTACGTGGAGCTCTCCTCGCCCGGCGACGGCCAGGCGCAGGGCACGCTCGCGAACAACGCCACGATCCCGCTCGCGCGCACCGGCCGCGACGTCGAGGTCGAAGAGGTGCTCGGCGCGCTGTCGCTGCTGCTCAACGGTGGTGGGGTCGAGCAGCTCAACACCATCACCAAGGAGCTCAACAACGCGACGGCGGGCAAGGAGCCCGACATCAAGGCGTTGCTGGACAACGCCAACGAGCTCGTGACGAACCTCGACGAGCAGTCGCGCAACATCACGCGTGCGCTCGACGGGCTCGACCGGCTGTCGATGACGCTGAAGGACCAGAAAGACAAGCTGGTGGGCGCCGTCGACAACCTCGGCCCCGGCATCGGTGTGCTGGAGCATCAGCGCGGCCAGCTCGTGACCATGCTCAACGCGCTGAACAACCTCTCCGGCGTCGCCACCGACACGGTGAACAAGAGCAAGGCGGACCTCGTGGCCGACCTCAAGGCCCTCACGCCGACGCTGCAGAAGCTCGGCGAGGCCGGCAACGACCTGCCGCAGGCGTTGCAGATCCTGCTGACCTTCCCGTTCACCGACCAGGCCTACAACGACGTGAAGGGCGACTACTTCAACCTCTTCGCGAAGGTCGACCTGAACCTCAAGGACATCATCGACAACCTGGGCCGCAGCCGGGACAACCCGCTGTCGAACCTGCTGCCGGTGCCCGGCCTGACCGGTGGGGTCAGCGGCACGCCGGGCGACCAGCCGCCGCCGCTGTCGTTCCCCGACCAGTCCGGCTCCGGCTCGAAGCAGCCGAACTCGACCGGCGGCCAGGGCGGCGGACAGCCGTCGCAGGGCGGGCTGTCCGGGCTCTTCGGGATCCTCTCGGGAGGTGCGGGCTGA
- a CDS encoding MCE family protein, giving the protein MSDTRFGQSLLRGASIAVVLALVVAGGIWWTLKDAGRNHLTAYFSGAVGLYEGNSVRMLGVDLGTVTKVQPMGNQVRVDFEYDRTVAVPADAKALIVSPSLVSDRYIQLAPAYTGGPKISDGAVIPLNRTEVPLEVDQLAASLAKVSETLGPNGANKNGSLSDLLNTVAKNVDGNGQALHDTIAKLGLASGTLAGNKDDLFQTVQNLGQFSQTLVNSDSQVRQFESQLADVSGYLAGEKDDLAATVQQLSTTLQSVQGFIEQNRGRLKSNVDKLASVTKVLVDQRSALAEILDVAPVALSNLVNVYNGSSGTLDARPNLNELTQPPLVMVCNLLKETPDALKLLGDTCGSIAGVVDGAVPLPSTAQVVQALQNGKLPPLPLPLAGQVYGTGS; this is encoded by the coding sequence ATGAGTGACACCCGGTTCGGCCAGTCGCTCCTGCGCGGCGCGTCCATCGCCGTCGTCCTCGCGCTCGTGGTCGCGGGCGGCATCTGGTGGACGCTCAAGGACGCGGGGCGCAACCACCTCACCGCGTACTTCTCCGGCGCCGTCGGCCTCTACGAGGGCAACAGCGTGCGGATGCTCGGTGTCGACCTCGGCACGGTCACCAAGGTCCAGCCCATGGGCAACCAGGTACGCGTGGACTTCGAGTACGACCGCACCGTGGCTGTGCCGGCCGACGCGAAGGCGCTGATCGTCTCGCCGTCGCTGGTCAGCGACCGCTACATCCAGCTCGCGCCCGCGTACACCGGCGGCCCGAAGATCTCCGACGGCGCCGTGATCCCGCTCAACCGCACCGAGGTGCCGCTCGAGGTCGACCAGCTCGCCGCGAGCCTCGCGAAGGTCAGCGAGACCCTCGGCCCCAACGGTGCCAACAAGAACGGCTCGCTCTCGGACCTGCTCAACACCGTCGCCAAGAACGTGGACGGCAACGGCCAGGCCCTGCACGACACGATCGCCAAGCTCGGCCTGGCGTCCGGCACGCTCGCCGGCAACAAGGACGACCTGTTCCAGACCGTGCAGAACCTCGGCCAGTTCTCCCAGACGTTGGTCAACAGCGACAGCCAGGTGCGCCAGTTCGAGAGCCAGCTCGCCGACGTGAGCGGGTACCTGGCGGGGGAGAAGGACGACCTCGCCGCCACCGTGCAGCAGCTCAGCACCACGCTGCAGTCGGTGCAGGGCTTCATCGAGCAGAACCGCGGTCGGCTCAAGTCCAATGTGGACAAGCTGGCCAGTGTCACGAAGGTGCTCGTGGACCAGCGCAGCGCGCTCGCCGAGATCCTCGACGTGGCGCCGGTGGCGCTTTCGAACCTCGTCAACGTCTACAACGGCTCCTCGGGCACGCTCGACGCGCGACCGAACCTCAACGAGCTCACGCAGCCGCCACTGGTGATGGTCTGCAACCTGCTCAAGGAGACGCCCGACGCGCTCAAGCTGCTCGGCGACACGTGCGGCTCGATCGCCGGCGTGGTCGACGGCGCCGTGCCGCTGCCGTCCACCGCGCAGGTGGTGCAGGCACTGCAGAACGGCAAGCTGCCGCCACTGCCGCTCCCGCTCGCGGGCCAGGTCTACGGAACGGGGAGCTGA
- a CDS encoding MCE family protein — MLLRKTKFQLVAFAIISIVALVYALVRFAGLGSVFGDSGYTVKLQLNESGGIFTNAEVTYRGFNIGRVGQLRLTQTGLEADLNIDPSAPQVPADLDAVVANRSAVGEQYVDLRPKNDKGPYLAGGSVIPASKTTVPVSTDRLLSDLDSLAASVPTDSLRTVVDESYDAFRGTGGDLQQLLDTAQSFTATAQQYLPQTVQLLDAGGQALDTQNHEASNFADFSKNLNELTGTLKNSDGDLRKLIGVTPQVAAQINQVVNETGPGLGALTANLLTTANLTVTRLDGIEQGLVTYPALAGAASSVAPGDGTAHLGLVLNLFNPPACTKGYLPYSQYRTGADTSPRPADDNVYCAEPKGSPINVRGSQNAPYGGAPVAPSQADVDANADRPAQELQDVRDAAVPGVAGSPGVSLNSLGALLGLAG, encoded by the coding sequence ATGTTGCTGCGCAAGACGAAGTTCCAGCTCGTGGCCTTCGCGATCATCTCGATCGTGGCGCTCGTCTACGCCCTGGTCCGCTTCGCCGGCCTCGGTTCGGTGTTCGGGGACAGCGGCTACACGGTGAAGCTGCAGCTCAACGAGTCGGGCGGCATCTTCACCAACGCCGAGGTGACCTACCGCGGCTTCAACATCGGCCGCGTCGGCCAGCTGCGGCTCACGCAGACCGGTCTGGAGGCCGACCTCAACATCGACCCGTCGGCGCCCCAGGTGCCCGCGGACCTCGACGCCGTGGTCGCCAACCGCTCGGCCGTGGGTGAGCAATACGTGGACCTGCGGCCGAAGAACGACAAGGGTCCGTATCTCGCGGGCGGCTCGGTGATCCCGGCGTCGAAGACGACGGTGCCGGTCAGCACCGACCGGCTGCTGTCCGACCTCGACTCGCTGGCGGCCTCGGTGCCCACCGACTCGCTGCGCACCGTCGTGGACGAGTCCTACGACGCGTTCCGCGGCACCGGCGGCGACCTGCAGCAGCTGCTCGACACCGCGCAGAGCTTCACGGCCACGGCCCAGCAGTACCTGCCGCAGACCGTGCAGCTGCTCGACGCCGGCGGCCAGGCGCTGGACACGCAGAACCACGAGGCGTCGAACTTCGCGGACTTCTCCAAGAACCTCAACGAGCTCACGGGCACGCTGAAGAACTCCGACGGTGACCTGCGCAAGCTCATCGGCGTCACGCCGCAGGTCGCGGCGCAGATCAACCAGGTCGTCAACGAGACCGGGCCGGGCCTGGGCGCGCTGACGGCGAACCTGCTGACCACGGCCAACCTCACCGTGACCCGGCTCGACGGCATCGAGCAGGGCCTGGTGACCTACCCGGCGCTGGCCGGCGCGGCCTCGAGCGTGGCGCCGGGCGACGGCACCGCGCACCTCGGGCTCGTGCTGAACCTGTTCAACCCGCCGGCCTGCACGAAGGGCTACCTGCCCTACAGCCAGTACCGCACGGGCGCCGACACGTCACCGCGGCCGGCCGACGACAACGTGTACTGTGCCGAGCCCAAGGGCAGCCCCATCAACGTCCGCGGCTCGCAGAACGCGCCGTACGGCGGGGCTCCGGTCGCGCCGTCGCAGGCCGACGTGGACGCCAATGCCGACCGTCCGGCCCAGGAACTGCAGGACGTGCGCGACGCCGCCGTGCCGGGCGTAGCCGGAAGCCCGGGTGTCTCGTTGAACAGCCTGGGAGCGCTGCTCGGCCTCGCGGGCTGA
- a CDS encoding MCE family protein: MRGLAAPLIKLSIFVVITVLFTAVLGISIANINTTSTKDYSARFTDATLLLNGDDVRIAGVRVGTVKDVKIVDKRQAQVDFTVDAGRQLPAGVTAQIKFRNLVGQRYLSLGEGSDTSGKTLPPGGSIPLERTTPALDLTELFNGFKPLFTALNPDDVNKLSYEVIQVLQGEGGTVESLLSHTASLATTIADKDKVIGEVIDNINSVLDTVNAHTPQLSDLIVKLQQLVSGLAADRKPIGDAIDSLGNLAQTTAGLLGDARQPLKDDIGALGDLTTKLNKNEPTLEHFIQFLPQKVSALTRTADYGSWFNFYACELKGSVALPPLVNQPIDVPLLPSNRERCSG, from the coding sequence GTGAGGGGACTGGCCGCACCGCTGATCAAGCTGTCGATCTTCGTGGTGATCACCGTGTTGTTCACCGCCGTCCTCGGCATCAGCATCGCGAACATCAACACCACCAGTACGAAGGACTACTCGGCGCGCTTCACCGACGCGACGCTGCTGCTCAACGGCGACGACGTCCGCATCGCAGGTGTCCGCGTGGGCACGGTGAAGGACGTGAAGATCGTCGACAAGCGTCAGGCGCAGGTCGACTTCACCGTCGACGCCGGGCGGCAGCTGCCGGCGGGTGTCACCGCGCAGATCAAGTTCCGCAACCTCGTCGGCCAGCGCTACCTCTCCCTCGGCGAGGGCAGCGACACCTCCGGCAAGACGCTGCCCCCGGGCGGTTCGATCCCGCTCGAGCGCACCACACCCGCGCTGGACCTGACCGAGCTGTTCAACGGGTTCAAGCCGCTGTTCACCGCGCTCAACCCCGACGACGTCAACAAGCTCTCCTACGAGGTCATCCAGGTCCTGCAGGGCGAGGGCGGCACCGTCGAGAGCCTGCTGTCGCACACGGCTTCGCTGGCCACGACGATCGCCGACAAGGACAAGGTGATCGGCGAGGTCATCGACAACATCAACTCGGTGCTCGACACGGTCAACGCGCACACACCGCAGCTGAGCGACCTGATCGTGAAGCTGCAGCAGCTGGTGTCCGGCCTGGCCGCCGACCGCAAGCCCATCGGCGACGCGATCGACAGCCTCGGCAACCTGGCCCAGACCACGGCCGGCCTGCTCGGCGACGCGCGCCAGCCGCTGAAGGACGACATCGGCGCGCTGGGTGACCTCACCACGAAGCTGAACAAGAACGAGCCGACGCTGGAGCACTTCATCCAGTTCCTGCCGCAGAAGGTGAGCGCGCTGACCCGCACCGCCGACTACGGCTCCTGGTTCAACTTCTACGCCTGCGAGCTCAAGGGCAGCGTCGCCCTGCCGCCACTGGTCAACCAGCCGATCGACGTGCCGCTGCTGCCGTCCAACCGGGAGAGGTGCAGCGGATGA
- a CDS encoding MlaE family ABC transporter permease, producing MTFISGAKRVAHRPLETLDTLGDQMSFYGRALLWTPRTLRRYMKEVLRLLAEVSFGSGSLAVIGGTVGVMVGLTLFTGVLVGLQGYSALNSIGTSAFTGFLTAFFNTREIAPLVAGLALSATVGAGFTAQLGAMRISEEIDALEVMGVPSLPYLVTTRIIAGFVAVIPLYIIGLLSSYLASRLVVIYIYGQSAGTYDHYFDLFLPPQDVLYSFIKVLIFSILIILSHCYFGYRASGGPAGVGVAVGRAVRLSIVTVSIVNFFIGFAIWGTDVTVRIAG from the coding sequence ATGACGTTCATCTCGGGTGCCAAACGCGTCGCCCACCGTCCGCTGGAGACCCTGGACACCCTCGGCGACCAGATGTCCTTCTACGGCCGCGCGCTGCTGTGGACGCCACGCACGCTGCGCCGCTACATGAAGGAAGTCCTGCGCCTGCTCGCCGAGGTGAGCTTCGGCTCCGGCTCGCTCGCGGTCATCGGCGGCACGGTCGGCGTGATGGTCGGCCTCACGCTTTTCACCGGTGTCCTCGTGGGCCTGCAGGGCTACTCGGCCCTGAACTCCATCGGCACCTCGGCGTTCACCGGCTTCCTCACCGCGTTCTTCAACACCCGCGAGATCGCGCCGCTCGTCGCGGGCCTGGCCCTGTCGGCCACGGTCGGCGCCGGCTTCACCGCGCAGCTGGGTGCCATGCGGATCTCCGAGGAGATCGACGCGCTGGAAGTCATGGGCGTGCCGAGCCTGCCGTACCTGGTGACCACGCGGATCATCGCCGGGTTCGTGGCCGTGATCCCCCTCTACATCATCGGCCTGCTGAGCTCTTACCTCGCGTCCCGGCTGGTGGTCATCTACATCTACGGCCAGTCGGCGGGCACCTACGACCACTACTTCGATCTTTTCCTACCGCCGCAAGACGTCTTGTACTCGTTCATCAAGGTGCTCATCTTCAGCATCTTGATCATTCTCTCGCACTGCTACTTCGGCTACCGCGCCTCCGGTGGGCCGGCCGGCGTGGGTGTGGCCGTGGGCCGCGCGGTGCGCCTTTCCATCGTCACGGTTTCGATCGTGAACTTCTTCATCGGTTTCGCCATCTGGGGAACCGACGTCACGGTGAGGATTGCGGGATGA
- a CDS encoding MCE family protein, whose product MKSFQKRNPVPIALVGLAVLVLGFVAALNSDDLPVIGGGTTYSAEFSEAAGLTTDNDVRIAGVKVGKVSEIKLDGASVKVSFKVKDAWLGDKTSAAIKIKTLLGQKYLSLDPQGVGTLNPGQPIPRDRTMSPYDVLDAFRGLSQTVDDINTDQLAKSFDTITQTFANTPEDVKGALSGLSKLSDTIASRDAQLSNLLANTREVSQTLVDRDAEVQKLITDGNQLLDEISKREQAITALLDGSKELATQLQGLVDDNDKQLDPVLTQLDQLTSMLQRNQDSLAQGIAKFAPFVRVFTNTIGTGHWFDNYICGLVAPSFGPINQEGCYTK is encoded by the coding sequence ATGAAGTCCTTCCAGAAGCGCAACCCCGTCCCGATCGCGCTGGTCGGGCTCGCGGTGCTCGTGCTCGGCTTCGTCGCCGCGCTCAACTCCGACGACCTGCCGGTGATCGGCGGCGGCACGACCTACAGCGCCGAGTTCTCCGAGGCCGCCGGGCTCACGACCGACAACGACGTGCGCATCGCCGGCGTGAAGGTCGGCAAGGTCTCCGAGATCAAGCTCGACGGCGCCAGCGTGAAGGTGTCGTTCAAGGTCAAGGACGCCTGGCTCGGCGACAAGACCTCGGCGGCGATCAAGATCAAGACGCTGCTGGGCCAGAAGTACCTGTCGCTGGACCCGCAGGGCGTCGGCACGCTCAACCCGGGCCAGCCGATCCCGCGCGATCGCACGATGTCGCCCTACGACGTGCTCGACGCGTTCCGCGGCCTGTCCCAGACCGTCGACGACATCAACACCGACCAGCTGGCGAAGAGCTTCGACACCATCACGCAGACCTTCGCCAACACGCCCGAGGACGTGAAGGGCGCGCTCTCGGGCCTGTCGAAGCTCTCGGACACCATCGCCTCGCGCGACGCGCAGCTGTCGAACCTGCTGGCCAACACCCGCGAGGTGTCGCAGACGCTCGTCGACCGCGACGCCGAGGTGCAGAAGCTGATCACCGACGGCAACCAGCTGCTCGACGAGATCTCCAAGCGCGAGCAGGCCATCACCGCGCTGCTCGACGGTTCCAAGGAGCTCGCCACGCAGCTGCAGGGGCTCGTCGACGACAACGACAAGCAGCTCGACCCCGTGCTCACGCAGCTGGACCAGCTGACGTCGATGCTGCAGCGCAACCAGGACTCGCTCGCGCAGGGCATCGCGAAGTTCGCCCCGTTCGTGCGCGTGTTCACCAACACCATCGGCACCGGCCACTGGTTCGACAACTACATCTGCGGCCTGGTGGCGCCCTCCTTCGGCCCGATCAACCAAGAGGGGTGCTACACGAAATGA
- a CDS encoding MCE family protein, translating to MITLRRRLLGLLLVALLVGGVALSIALYNKAFTKFVTVKLEADSIGNQLLEQSDVKVRGLIVGSVKTIAATTDGAELTLDLQPDYVKLIPENVSARFLPKTLFGERYVSLEIPKNPSAKTLTDGDVIPQDRTSGAIELEQALQHLLPVLQAVQPQKLSSTLTAISTALQGRGKPLGDTLSQLGDYIGKLNPHEPQLQHNLKALADFSDNLSASAPDLVQSLDNLSTTTRTVVDEQQNLASLYGNLTTASQNLQSFLEANSQNIISLADTARPTAELLAKYAPEYPCVIGQMSKLVPVVDKALGKGTKEPGLHATIEVVVNRGPYKAGQDEPRYEDKRGPRCYDLKNLPNPFPQEPPDGAFMDGTTHTNSPNSHSTGLNPGNLIADAAGLGGGTGGGDPAYSGAENDFLGQLVAPQVGMSQGDFPGWGSLLVGPLYRGAEVTVK from the coding sequence ATGATCACACTCCGGCGCAGGCTCCTGGGCCTGTTGCTCGTGGCGCTGCTCGTGGGAGGTGTGGCCCTGAGCATCGCCTTGTACAACAAGGCGTTCACCAAGTTCGTGACGGTGAAGCTCGAGGCCGACAGCATCGGCAACCAGCTGCTGGAGCAGTCGGACGTGAAGGTGCGCGGCCTGATCGTGGGGTCGGTCAAGACCATCGCGGCCACCACCGACGGGGCCGAGCTCACGCTGGACCTCCAGCCGGACTACGTGAAGCTGATCCCGGAGAACGTCTCGGCGCGCTTCCTGCCCAAGACGCTCTTCGGCGAGCGCTACGTCTCGCTCGAGATCCCGAAGAACCCGTCGGCCAAGACGCTCACCGACGGCGACGTGATCCCGCAGGACCGCACGTCGGGCGCGATCGAGCTGGAGCAGGCGCTGCAGCACTTGCTGCCGGTGCTCCAGGCGGTGCAGCCGCAGAAGCTGTCGAGCACGCTCACCGCGATTTCCACCGCGCTGCAGGGCCGCGGCAAACCGCTCGGCGACACGCTCTCGCAGCTGGGTGACTACATCGGCAAGCTCAATCCGCACGAGCCGCAGCTGCAGCACAACCTCAAGGCGCTCGCGGACTTCTCCGACAACCTGAGCGCGTCGGCGCCGGACCTGGTGCAGAGCCTCGACAACCTGAGCACGACCACCCGCACCGTGGTGGACGAGCAACAGAACCTCGCGAGCCTCTACGGGAACCTGACCACGGCTTCGCAGAACCTGCAGTCGTTCCTGGAAGCCAACTCCCAGAACATCATCAGCCTCGCCGACACCGCGCGGCCGACGGCCGAGCTGCTCGCCAAGTACGCGCCGGAGTACCCGTGCGTGATCGGGCAGATGTCGAAGCTCGTGCCGGTCGTCGACAAGGCGCTGGGCAAGGGCACGAAGGAGCCCGGGTTGCACGCGACGATCGAGGTGGTTGTGAACCGCGGTCCCTACAAGGCGGGCCAGGACGAACCGCGTTACGAGGACAAGCGCGGCCCGCGCTGTTACGACCTCAAGAACCTGCCGAACCCGTTCCCGCAGGAGCCACCGGACGGTGCGTTCATGGACGGCACCACTCACACGAACTCGCCGAACTCCCACAGCACCGGGCTCAACCCCGGCAACCTCATCGCCGACGCCGCGGGCCTCGGCGGCGGTACGGGCGGGGGCGACCCGGCGTACTCGGGCGCGGAGAACGACTTCCTCGGCCAGCTCGTGGCCCCGCAGGTCGGCATGTCACAAGGTGACTTCCCGGGCTGGGGCTCGCTGCTCGTCGGCCCGCTCTACCGGGGTGCGGAGGTGACGGTGAAGTGA